A segment of the Candidatus Palauibacter australiensis genome:
CCGAAGATCGTGCGTTGCACCGCCTCGGCATCGCCGCCGCCGTCCTGCAGGCGGATGTGGAGGAGCTGCTTCTGGTAGTTCCACTCGTAGAGAGCCGTGGGGAGGTCGAGCCCCTCGTAGCACTGGAGGCGAATGAGCTCCGCTCCGAGCCACGTGGCGACCGCCTTGGCGATCTCGGTCTTGCCGACGCCGGCGGCCCCCTCGACGAGGAGCGGCTTCTCCATGGCGAGGCCGAGATGGACCGCCGTCGCGATCCCCCGGTCGGCGATGTACCCCGCCGCCTCGAGTTCCTCGATGATCTTCGCGATGTCGGGTTGCAAGGCGGCGACCTCCCGGTTGCGGGTGCGACGCGGCCGTCTCAGCTTCCGGTGGAAGCCGATCCGCGGTAGAGCCGCTCCCGGCAATATAACCGCTCCCCCGGAGCCGACGCCCGACGAGGCCCGCGAACCGGCGATCCGTCCCCGTCCGGCTCCACTCCGCGCGCAAACCCCCGAGGAACGACGATGGCGATCGAGATAGAGAAGAGTTTCGATGTCCCGCAGACCGTGGACGAGGTCTGGAGCTTCCTGACGGATCCGGAGCGCATCGTCGAGTGCCTGCCGGGCGCGACACTCATCGAAGCGGTCGACGAGCGTACGTACCGGGGCGAGATCGGGCTCAAGCTCGGCCCCATCGGGACGCGCTTCCTGGGCGAGATCCGCTTCGACGAACTCGACGCGCGGCGCCATCACATGAAGATGACGGGGGAGGGGCGGGATCGACGGGGCAGCGGCAACGTGAGAATGACGATGTTGAGCCAGCTTCAGTCTGTAGAAGCGGAGGAGGGCGAGGAGGCGGGCGGCGGAGGGACCCGGATCTGGGTGTCGCAGTCCATCGCGCTGACCGGACGGCTCGCATCTTTCGGCCGCGGCGGCGTGATTCAATCGGTCTCGA
Coding sequences within it:
- a CDS encoding SRPBCC family protein, yielding MAIEIEKSFDVPQTVDEVWSFLTDPERIVECLPGATLIEAVDERTYRGEIGLKLGPIGTRFLGEIRFDELDARRHHMKMTGEGRDRRGSGNVRMTMLSQLQSVEAEEGEEAGGGGTRIWVSQSIALTGRLASFGRGGVIQSVSNVMFNRFTGCVREKLAQ